Proteins from one Diprion similis isolate iyDipSimi1 chromosome 3, iyDipSimi1.1, whole genome shotgun sequence genomic window:
- the LOC124404788 gene encoding phosphatidylinositol N-acetylglucosaminyltransferase subunit C — protein MSYSVNDVPLENHLIQKKKMSHRELKECVMNGKKTNGVVPKQWRKNLYETRGLPDNYTDSSFLEELRKNINPSNITTIEAISFAASVSVQLNIVILFVIVFVWLDNEWIAPNAIFVFSGILTLAGYFIHTFKKSNMLEKLSKDLRTVLIFLAFGYILSPILKTLTATVSTDTIYAMAIFMFLIHLIFSKYGSPQVSLSDSLSITSSIFGSLMLASRLVSPLHAFSLLTTAVLCFVLLPFVMFRIDGKVCITIALSAITTYLLYLISSTISCVFVGVTIFLQLVCPLCYIRWQTCKENIYGPWDEAVIVS, from the coding sequence ATGAGTTACTCGGTGAATGACGTTCCACTGGAGAATCatttaatacaaaaaaaaaaaatgtctcatcGTGAATTAAAGGAATGCGTTATGaatggaaagaaaacaaatggaGTTGTGCCTAAACAGTGGCGTAAAAATTTGTACGAAACCCGTGGGCTACCGGATAATTACACGGACAGTTCGTTCCTGGAAGAATtgcgtaaaaatataaacCCTAGTAATATTACAACCATTGAGGCTATATCGTTCGCAGCGAGTGTATCCGTCCAGTTGAACAtagtaattttatttgtaatagTTTTCGTTTGGTTGGACAACGAGTGGATAGCGCCTAATGCCATCTTTGTGTTCAGTGGTATTCTCACATTAGCTGGGTATTTTATTCATACTTTCAAGAAGTCCAACATGCTGGAAAAGCTGTCCAAAGACCTTAGAACAGTCTTGATTTTTCTTGCCTTTGGCTACATCTTATCACCGATATTAAAAACTCTGACTGCAACCGTCAGTACGGACACAATATATGCGATGGCAATATTTATGTTTTTGATACACCTTATATTCAGCAAGTATGGCTCCCCACAAGTCTCTTTATCCGATTCCCTCTCTATaacttcttcaatttttgGCTCGCTCATGCTAGCATCGAGACTCGTTTCGCCTTTGCACGCCTTCTCGCTGCTCACCACAGCTGTTCTTTGCTTTGTTCTTTTGCCATTTGTCATGTTTCGAATCGATGGCAAAGTATGTATCACAATCGCCCTTTCTGCTATCACGACTTATCTACTTTACCTTATATCTTCAACAATTTCATGCGTATTTGTCGGAGTTACCATATTTCTACAACTGGTTTGTCCACTTTGCTATATCAGGTGGCAAACGTGTAAGGAAAATATTTACGGCCCGTGGGACGAGGCTGTAATCGTATCTTGA
- the LOC124404782 gene encoding nuclear pore complex protein Nup205, with amino-acid sequence MTEEKTSTEDMWTPYKELQSLVDQYITSAPSSHDPQYHEFMEALRNHRQNFLNILSNPAKNAKSREEIKNAVTEGITLPGLGHQVLSKELVDETIILSDMYELNEFMALDLLCTAQLQMPHHPGLTRGLTAVLLYYDGKKALTSTLRTLVQARNGHTWVLDTPVTLTKQITEYTNKMQEDGLLDRILNLLEDMDPTKEQELLQQNRGLGGAKHHHMVMRLYNGARQDLADILYLWSAQSALPSHITHRLLSLLHNRQPEAEAGTGGPDKVTLALIMALLNSVNLSLLHTREDGETIVKAMPLIDDPDMLPQLVTELTSGNVNWESAGLRGLIQFALAIAIATIKSAPNLCPTQNITEEDEILVEAALANKAFHFLSEVLLQSSHIHNEEFYVRYIHTLISDFILLMPLKVKELRNRADESMRIVQAYQQEGIEPPMNLDNHFEYLMLSVAELYKKDPLKLNLAMDYWCQHSDSSHMPSTLHASRLPPRQVALFKFVRLAGEVLPSGLFGPYLKMLASLASSLPAARQAFNFLKLNGPSGATTISWDHFFNSLSRYYFNLRQELPPTQDTVYRQRNHPKGITPHEVKGLEAVLLVVRVVAYYDEVSRVAICEHPGWNVLPSIIGLVGCAMPIPLKGALVRTLAALAKSPESSSTIWQSLEAAQILSTIPTTSSYQPRGIQTELEEIESRNEEFPLTRAMLELLDVLTDFPIPRLLGVGLRNPGFDPYLHFIINSVFLRFNTRSYKNPGEKWDVSNACLKIFIKLITQYEPTIEDFIGCKIELQGGESTAVNPAPGHHLMTLLHSNSEFLHVVLHILDEGCHLLDTYDDFPGKTSLESSTLHCLQILEHGLAAQHHYMVQLAAASSTNRILTGLSRLLLGVNPRTGKPDHMINIVKYISYNSWLTQHAFVSVGIVQGVANEPGADSELLSTFTSTPSLATTIRHGFVECLDSDENFESEDEIGNEKRNGNCKGRILSLMMQSITRPAPNIAHYLLGFDITKDIRKTAIQQPGILGFPRTCLHSILGILELSLERGRDKITEACYWFLHILASNNKTSVSVLRFLRTATNQDFVQRHLSKLPFQGANRATELACMSWLLKISAIELRVAGGSLQNSLIQRLVGNLIHDRDQIVPSQKLLMDLLHYIDFQLNLDPPKSWEYFDPSQIEMVLGRCSIPVPLGGSPQLIDIRKLHNLITEELAGTQTSATATQRKLVQQELQSILAYALKRNQTKTLSYATVKFVEGWCQTTEILFSVATNQQLPAAQRQNLLLNLSHDLLQKMTSCEALNEIKTLVSGTVLILLVNLRNSFSMQSDDELLPSSAANTTMMKIILSHILQWILNSGVSSQKVRTHLYGALLNFLCVVSLERSEVATNMDSMYVSQLDSSYYRTTPIQERSHRYATIQVISSYGNKLMDILSHDCSGGHDVCKMLSLSCLDRILEFDCSNTWVTYLASRGYLKHMVDSLLDSDNLLRTMLQPDPLTLRPLYLYESKMATLCRMASTRLGAECLLENKVLSCLSSMCVFDQHPDVNVGFEGGDISFVPSIGQRYQQIFLPALYLCDALLTTLGTENQSCAIQVCGFLQSHRDTVEMVLRNASPHSNVLFLKEVASLTGVIARSANIDMYKLVDEELARANSNEHKSEDSTGMRELRAHLYRLQHLMLSMVSRFQPQLPPVVPLHQQMEATQQHSCAIQIAANVMLYTRNQMEHTRMDQKIKNVLFEPYLTDRPGLRDGRGKDSTGGMHLGAIIGQLVSSTSLLHSEQPYVDTMVKNASIIKDMSSTDLKKYITEEESELDIQKQRLITEKRLAEQARCKREDLKYCSLIVEHSLYILWSHLDFFAMQAMTRHNRSQVSSGNLDETVVAWRISAEMLSDLKQGLVATLSDSFITQLMDTPREFTTTDRSFIEALVRRIKRLLQFIITK; translated from the exons ATGACTGAAG AAAAGACAAGTACGGAGGACATGTGGACTCCTTATAAGGAACTCCAGAGTCTCGTCGATCAATATATTACCTCTGCACCCAGCTCTCACGATCCACAGTATCATGAGTTTATGGAAGCGCTTCGCAATCACcgacagaattttttaaatatcctcAGCAATCCC GCAAAGAATGCAAAGAGTCGtgaggaaattaaaaatgcaGTGACGGAGGGTATAACGCTGCCTGGACTAGGTCACCAGGTTTTGTCCAAAGAATTGGTTGACGAGACAATCATATTATCAGACATGTACGAACTAAATGAATTTATGGCTCTCGACTTGCTTTGTACTGCTCAACTTCAAATGCCGCATCATCCTGGATTGACACGAGGTCTAACTGCTGTCCTCTTGTACTATGATGGGAAGAAAGCTCTCACTTCAACATTGAGGACTTTGGTTCAAgccagaaatggtcatacttgGGTTCTCGACACACCCGTTACGCTTACCAAGCAAATTACAGAGTATACGAACAAAATGCAGGAAGACGGCTTGCTAGACAGGATCCTGAACCTTTTGGAAGATATGGATCCAACGAAG GAACAAGAACTGCTGCAGCAAAACAGAGGCTTGGGAGGAGCCAAGCATCATCACATGGTCATGCGTCTTTACAACGGTGCCAGACAGGATCTTGCTGATATTTTATACCTTTGGTCAGCTCAGTCAGCTTTGCCCAGTCACATCACTCACAGACTTTTGTCTTTGCTTCACAATCGTCAACCGGAGGCTGAGGCTGGAACTGGTGGTCCTGATAAAGTCACATTGGCATTGATCATGGCTTTACTCAATTCTGTAAACCTCAGCTTACTTCACACCAGAGAGGACGGTGAAA cAATTGTTAAAGCAATGCCGCTTATTGATGATCCTGACATGTTGCCGCAGCTGGTAACGGAGCTAACTTCTGGTAATGTGAATTGGGAAAGTGCCGGACTACGTGGTTTGATTCAGTTTGCGCTAGCTATTGCCATAGCGACTATAAAATCTGCACCCAATCTCTGTCCCACACAAAATATCACCGAAGAGGATGAAATTTTAGTGGAAGCTGCTCTGGCAAACAaggcttttcattttttgtctgAAGTTCTACTTCAAAGCTCTCACATCCACAATGAGGAATTCTATGTTCGTTATATTCATACACTCATCTCTGATTTCATACTACTCATGCCTCTGAAGGTGAAAGAGTTGAGAAATAGAGCCGACGAATCAATGCGTATCGTTCAAGCCTATCAACAAGAAGGCATCGAACCTCCCATGAACCTTGACAACCATTTTGAGTATCTCATGCTGTCTGTCGCTGAACTATACAAAAAGGATCCCCTCAAATTGAACCTTGCCATGGATTATTGGTGTCAACATTCTGATTCCTCACACATGCCGAGCACTTTGCATGCTAGTCGATTACCGCCGAGACAAGTTGCTCTGTTCAAATTTGTCAGACTTGCCGGAGAAGTATTGCCCAGCGGGTTATTTGGACCGTACTTAAAAATGCTAGCATCACTTGCTTCTTCCCTACCAGCGGCCAGGCAAGCATTCAACTTTCTGAAACTTAACG gaccTTCCGGGGCAACGACTATTTCCTGGGATCATTTCTTCAACTCTTTGAGTCGCTACTACTTTAATTTGCGGCAAGAACTCCCTCCTACACAGGACACGGTATACCGTCAAAGAAATCATCCCAAAGGTATCACACCTCATGAAGTCAAAGGCTTGGAAGCTGTGCTTCTAGTGGTTCGGGTTGTTGCGTATTACGATGAAGTGTCTCGAGTAGCGATATGCGAGCATCCAGGTTGGAACGTCTTGCCATCTATTATCGGTTTGGTCGGCTGCGCTATGCCGATTCCGCTAAAAGGCGCGTTAGTCAGAACACTCGCAGCTCTGGCAAAATCTCCGGAGAGTTCTTCCACCATATGGCAAAGTTTGGAAGCTGCGCAAATACTGAGCACCATACCAACGACCAGCAGCTACCAGCCGAGAGGAATTCAAACGGAATTAGAAGAAATTGAATCTAGGAACGAGGAATTTCCTTTGACCAGAGCAATGTTGGAGCTTCTAGATGTCCTTACTGATTTTCCGATACCTCGACTTCTGGGTGTTGGTTTAAGAAACCCAGGCTTTGATCCGTACTTACATTTCATAATAAATTCCGTATTTCTGCGGTTTAATACACGGTCGTATAAAAATCCTGGGGAAAAGTGGGACGTGTCCAATGCCtgtctgaaaatattcattaaatTGATAACACAGTATGAGCCAACGATCGAAGACTTTATCGGATGTAAAATAGAACTGCAAGGCGGTGAATCGACTGCGGTCAATCCTGCTCCTGGACACCATTTGATGACGTTGCTACACTCAAATTCTGAGTTTCTACATGTGGTTCTGCACATACTTGACGAAGGATGTCATCTTTTGGATACTTACGACGATTTTCCTGGTAAAACAAGTCTCGAAAGCAGCACTTTGCACTGTTTGCAGATATTGGAGCATGGATTGGCAGCCCAACATCATTACATGGTTCAATTGGCTGCAGCCAGCTCGACTAACAGAATTTTAACAGGGCTATCCCGCCTTTTGCTAGGTGTAAATCCTCGCACGGGAAAACCAGACCACATGATTAACATTGTTAAATATATATCCTACAATTCTTGGCTCACTCAACACGCTTTCGTGTCAGTCGGCATTGTCCAAGGCGTCGCCAATGAACCTGGGGCAGATTCTGAGTTACTTTCTACATTCACGTCTACTCCTTCCTTGGCAACGACAATCAGGCATGGTTTCGTAGAGTGTCTAGATTCTGACGAAAACTTTGAGTCTGAAGATGAAATTgggaatgaaaaacgaaacggTAATTGCAAGGGCAGGATTTTGTCCCTGATGATGCAGAGCATAACGCGCCCTGCACCTAACATAGCTCATTACCTACTTGGATTCGACATCACTAAGGACATAAGAAAAACTGCAATCCAACAACCTGGAATACTTGGCTTCCCGAGGACTTGTCTGCACTCTATACTCGGGATATTGGAATTATCGTTGGAACGTGGCCGTGACAAGATTACAGAGGCTTGCTACTGGTTCCTTCACATACTGGCTTCAAATAACAAAACCTCCGTCTCTGTACTGCGATTCCTTCGCACAGCTACTAATCAGGATTTCGTACAACGCCATCTTTCCAAGCTGCCATTCCAGGGAGCCAACAGAGCCACTGAGCTTGCCTGTATGTCTTGGCTGCTAAAAATATCCGCAATTGAATTGCGCGTGGCTGGTGGCAGCCTCCAGAATTCCCTGATTCAAAGATTAGTCGGCAATTTAATACATGACAGAGATCAAATTGTGCCATCCCAAAAGCTCCTGATGGATCTACTTCACTATATCGATTTCCAGCTAAATCTGGATCCTCCAAAGTCCTGGGAATACTTTGATCCGTCTCAAATTGAAATGGTGTTGGGACGTTGCAGCATTCCAGTTCCACTCGGTGGAAGTCCCCAGCTTATAGATATCAGAAAACTTCACAATCTTATAACAGAAGAATTGGCTGGTACGCAAACTAGCGCAACTGCGACTCAGCGCAAGCTTGTGCAACAGGAGCTGCAATCTATCCTTGCATATGCGTTGAAACGAAATCAAACTAAAACCCTTTCTTACGCTACTGTGAAGTTCGTCGAGGGCTGGTGTCAAActactgaaattttattttctgtcgCAACGAACCAGCAACTTCCCGCTGCTCAGAGGCAAAATCTTCTGCTAAATTTGTCACATGATTTACTACAGAAGATGACGTCTTGCGAAGCTTTGAACGAAATCAAAACACTTGTCTCTGGAACCGTGCTCATACTTTTAGTAAACCTTCGTAATAGCTTCTCCATGCAATCTGACGATGAGCTGTTGCCATCTTCCGCCGCAAATACAACAATGATGAAGATTATCCTTAGTCATATTCTTCAATGGATCTTAAATTCTGGAGTATCCTCACAAAAAGTTAGAACCCATCTTTATGGAGCCCTTCTCAATTTCCTCTGTGTAGTCAGTTTGGAAAGATCGGAAGTTGCGACCAACATGGATTCCATGTACGTTAGTCAGCTGGATAGTTCGTATTATAGAACTACACCGATACAAGAGCGTTCTCATCGCTATGCGACTATACAAGTGATCAGTAGTTACGGTAACAAGTTGATGGATATATTGTCCCATGATTGTTCCGGCGGACACGACGTCTGTAAAATGCTGTCATTATCGTGCCTTGACAGAATTTTAGAATTCGATTGCAGCAATACGTGGGTTACATATTTAGCTAGCAGGGGGTACCTTAAACACATGGTGGACAGTCTTCTGGATTCTGACAATTTATTGCGAACAATGCTTCAACCAGATCCACTCACTCTGCGGCCGCTGTATTTATATGAATCGAAGATGGCAACGTTGTGCAGAATGGCATCGACCAGATTGGGTGCCGAATGTCTTCTGGAAAATAAAGTCTTATCTTGCTTATCAAGCATGTGTGTTTTCGATCAGCATCCTGACGTAAACGTCGGCTTTGAAGGCGGAGATATATCTTTTGTGCCTTCCATAGGGCAGCGATATCAGCAAATCTTCTTACCTGCACTTTATTTATGCGATGCTTTGCTGACCACCCTTGGAACGGAAAATCAGTCTTGTGCCATACAAGTTTGCGGATTTCTACAGAGTCATAGAGACACCGTTGAAATGGTTTTGCGGAATGCTTCACCTCATTCTAACGTTCTGTTTCTCAAAGAAGTCGCCAGTCTCACCGGGGTCATCGCAAGGTCTGCCAACATTG ACATGTATAAACTTGTTGACGAGGAATTGGCCAGAGCCAACTCTAACGAACACAAATCCGAAGATAGTACAGGCATGAGAGAATTGCGAGCCCATCTTTACAGGCTCCAACATTTGATGCTCTCCATGGTCTCCAGGTTTCAGCCACAACTACCTCCCGTCGTACCTCTACATCAACAAATGGAAGCTACCCAGCAACATTCGTGTGCAATACAAATTGCTGCCAATGTCATGCTGTACACTCGTAATCAA ATGGAACACACCCGGATGgatcagaaaataaaaaacgtacTCTTTGAACCTTATTTAACAGACAGGCCTGGGCTTAGAGATGGAAGAGGAAAAGATTCCACTGGTGGAATGCATCTTGGTGCAATTATAGGGCAACTCGTATCTTCTACTTCGTTACTTCATTCGGAACAGCCGTATGTAGACACAATGGTTAAAAATGCGTCGATTATAAAAGACATGAGTTCAACTGACCTTAAAAAA tacATAACAGAAGAGGAAAGTGAATTGGATATTCAAAAACAGCGGTTGATAACCGAGAAAAGACTCGCGGAACAAGCGCGATGCAAACGAGAGGATCTCAAGTATTGTTCGTTGATCGTAGAACATAGTCTGTACATTTTATGGAGTCACTTAGACTTCTTTGCCATGCAAGCGATGACGCGGCACAATAGATCTCAAG tGTCTTCGGGTAACTTGGATGAAACTGTAGTCGCATGGAGAATATCTGCAGAAATGTTATCTGATCTAAAGCAAGGGCTTGTCGCTACCCTGTCGGACAGTTTTATTACCCAATTAATGGACACACCCAGAGAATTCACAACGACGGATCGATCTTTTATCGAAGCATTAGTTCGACGGATCAAAAGACTCTTGCAGTTCATTATCACCAAGTAA
- the LOC124404783 gene encoding NF-X1-type zinc finger protein NFXL1, with the protein MRKFKKAQAQNQAAIERHMVTHPMVESSSDEEDEAGQEILEQAVGKVLTSYQDQGGDPEKILSYLADTFQSNGAVCLICISSVKKTDAIWSCTRCYSFMHLPCIQHWIRDSLAYKRDRGISQVWACPKCRTEYAEDEAPQHYECFCGKTRDPVYQPWCVPHSCGEACGKLLQPKCGHSCVLLCHPGPCPPCPKMVSSKCYCAKSAPRPRRCNAKEWSCGAVCGRNLECGKHTCGEMCHSGECPPCPEKVSAACHCGNKTELRPCFDMVWRCDKPCRKSLSCNVHVCQEVCHLPGDCGDCLTAKNRSCPCGKRKYKISCKQEAATCGDTCEKLLDCGAHYCNKRCHLDSCGQCLEVVTKSCKCGAHKKEIACAKVFHCDTKCKQIRLCGRHPCNKKCCDCVKKNNFNHCEKTCDRTLSCRKHKCSAPCHSGPCYPCQRTDTIQCRCGSSKIVIPCGTAKRIKPPHCNKMCKIPPICHHPKRESHKCHQGQCPPCKKQCALAHKKCGHICPAPCHTKVWVKVNGITQPAGPWEKQRDKMQLKTLPCPPCQVSVMVTCLGGHETLPWPCHKAVSSCCQRPCGQLLSCTNHTCNLLCHVVQASGDNGQPTPCEECEKPCVIPRPEGCTHTCPSICHPAPCKPCKQIVRLPCHCSINTLYIRCSDLTSANKETKNEMFKCGNQCPKNYPCGHRCVDDCHPGSCERAEECNKKVKIWCKCKRLKKDFSCRVIRSGGAVVECDAVCQEKKKERIQAQEAEAERKKREEELRNQREVEKFERKFKPRRKCKDKSSDETRAKETKFNYLKWLAAMLVFAIACLVAFYSVDMQMVPH; encoded by the exons ATGAGGAAATTTAAGAAAGCGCAAGCGCAAAATCAAGCGGCGATCGAAAGGCACATGGTAACACATCCTATGGTAGAATCGTCGAGCGACGAAGAGGATGAAGCTGGGCAAGAAATATTGGAACAAGCTGTTGGAAAGGTCCTGACTTCCTACCAAGATCAAGGTGGAGATCCTGAAAAAATCCTGTCTTATTTGGCTGATACTTTTCAGTCTAACGGCGCTGTTTGCTTGATATGCATTTCGTCGGTGAAGAAAACTGACGCG ATATGGAGCTGCACCAGGTGTTACTCATTCATGCATCTGCCGTGCATTCAGCACTGGATTCGAGACAGCCTTGCTTACAAGCGGGACCGTGGAATTTCTCAAGTATGGGCATG CCCAAAATGTCGTACAGAGTATGCAGAAGACGAGGCTCCTCAACACTACGAATGTTTTTGCGGTAAGACGAGAGATCCAGTATACCAACCATGGTGCGTACCACATTCCTGCGGAGAAGCATGTGGAAAACTTCTCCAACCAAAATGCGGACATTCCTGTGTTCTGCTATGTCATCCCGGACCTTGTCCTCCGTGTCCAAAAATGGTTTCTTCCAAATGCTACTGCGCTAAATCAGCCCCTCGCCCGAGACGCTGTAACGCCAAAGAATGGAGCTGCGGCGCTGTATGTGGCAGGAATTTGGAATGTGGGAAACACACGTGCGGAGAAATGTGTCATAGTGGCGAGTGTCCGCCATGTCCAGAGAAGGTTTCCGCAGCTTGTCACTGTGGGAATAAAACCGAGCTGAGACCATGCTTCGACATGGTCTGGCGTTGTGACAAACCATGCAGAAAATCCTTATCTTGTAACGTCCACGTTTGCCAAGAGGTCTGCCATCTACCTGGAGATTGTGGCGATTGCTTGACGGCCAAAAACAGGTCGTGTCCTTGCGGGAAGAGGAAGTACAAGATTTCCTGCAAGCAGGAGGCAGCAACGTGCGGAGATACTTGCGAAAAATTATTGGACTGCGGAGCACATTACTGTAACAAACGCTGCCACCTCGATAGCTGCGGGCAATGTTTAGAGGTGGTTACCAAATCGTGCAAATGCGGAGCTCACAAAAAAGAGATAGCTTGCGCCAAAGTGTTTCACTGCGACACAAAGTGTAAGCAGATTCGGCTGTGTGGACGGCATCcatgcaataaaaaatgctGCGACTGCGtgaagaagaataatttcaatcattGTGAAAAGACTTGCGATCGCACTTTGAGCTGTCGTAAACACAAATGTTCTGCTCCTTGTCACAGCGGCCCATGCTACCCCTGCCAGAGGACAGACACTATACAATGTCGATGCGGTTCGAGCAAAATTGTCATACCTTGTGGTACAGCCAAGAGGATTAAACCTCCTCACTGTAATAAAATGTGCAAAATTCCACCGATTTGCCACCATCCAAAACGAGAGTCGCACAAATGTCACCAAGGACAGTGTCCGCCTTGTAAGAAACAATGTGCCTTGGCGCATAAAAAGTGCGGCCATATTTGCCCGGCGCCTTGTCACACCAAGGTATGGGTAAAGGTAAACGGTATCACTCAGCCAGCTGGGCCGTGGGAAAAACAGAGGGACAAGATGCAGCTGAAAACTCTGCCTTGTCCACCGTGCCAAGTTTCAGTAATGGTAACTTGTTTAGGTGGGCATGAAACTTTGCCGTGGCCGTGCCACAAGGCGGTGTCAAGTTGTTGTCAAAGACCTTGCGGACAATTGTTGAGCTGCACAAATCATACCTGCAACTTATTGTGTCACGTTGTACAAGCGTCGGGAGACAATGGACAACCAACGCCTTGTGAAGAATGCGAAAAACCCTGCGTCATACCTAGACCTGAAGGATGCACTCATACCTGCCCCAGCATCTGTCACCCGGCTCCTTGTAAACCCTGCAAGCAAATCGTACGACTTCCTTGTCACTGCAGCATAAATACTTTGTATATTCGCTGCTCTGATCTTACTTCGGCCAACAAGGAAACTAAGAATGAGATGTTCAAGTGTGGAAATCAGTGTCCTAAGAAT TATCCATGTGGGCATCGTTGTGTAGATGATTGTCATCCAGGATCGTGCGAACGAGCTGAAGAGTGtaataaaaaagtgaaaatttggtgTAAGTGCAAAAGATTGAAGAAAGACTTTTCCTGTCGCGTTATAAGATCTGGCGGAGCTGTCGTTGAATGTGACGCTGTGTGtcaggagaaaaagaaagaacgaatTCAAGCCCAAGAGGCTGAGGCagagaggaaaaagagagaagaagaattgCGCAACCAAAGAGAggtggaaaagtttgaaagaaaGTTCAAACCTAGGCGTAAGTGTAAGGACAAGTCAAGTGACGAGACTCGCGCTAAAGAAACAAAGTTCAATTACCTTAAGTGGCTCGCAGCTATGCTGGTATTTGCCATAGCTTGCCTGGTCGCTTTTTACAGTGTGGACATGCAAATGGTCCCTCATTAA
- the LOC124404140 gene encoding PAN2-PAN3 deadenylation complex subunit PAN3, which translates to MDPSMFVTYTPQTNGVPQESKLATYMNCQSSGVALNTAVVTKHLSGLSLDAQKKTTTSPEFVPGRGLTGSNSSSPNIFNNSYHSQENVGGTTYFYLGTSATENVASEEGAEAIGTAGASQIGYVYPGTPSHLQTVKATKSPASNSPSAPSTPPPQTVPSFFVSEGLRLDILQKNALTLAQPDPVQFPDLPNEVDNYHELCPLEPIHKSTTTVLGYQTSTYKATSLKTGTRYCLRRVHDFRLANTKCMVLVDMWKRLTHTNLVQLREVFTTKTFGDHSMVFVYDYHPGSETLLNKHFSATELNGYSDPFSSDPNAPRPYSHTKNTILRQQHSSMLPESVIWSYIIQLTAALRVIHAAGIACRSLDPTKIILSSRSRLRLSCVAIPDVVTFDGTAANPLALMPHYQQEDLLALGKLVLALACRSLLAVHRDNMQASLELVARTYSSDLRNLILYLLSSQQRRSVTDLMPMIGARFYTQLDAVHLRSDVLEDELAKELENGRLFRLLAKLATINERPELNMEPTWAETGDRYMLKLFRDYVFHQVAADGRPWLDMAHVVSCLNKLDSGSQDKICLMSRDEQSVLVVSYAELRQCLEMSYAEVVHSAKLDAA; encoded by the exons ATGGATCCGTCAATGTTTGTCACTTACACCCCTCAAACAAATGGAGTCCCACAGGAATCCAAACTTGCAACCTACATG aACTGCCAAAGCTCTGGAGTCGCCTTAAACACAGCTGTAGTAACAAAACATCTTTCTGGCCTCTCGTTGgatgcacaaaaaaaaacaacaaccagTCCGGAATTTGTTCCGGGCCGAGGGCTTACGGGTAGCAACAGCAGCTCGCCGAATATATTCAACAACTCCTATCATTCCCAGGAGAATGTCGGAGGAACAACTTATTTCTACCTCGGGACGTCAGCGACGGAAAACGTAGCAAGCGAAGAAGGAGCCGAAGCT ATAGGAACCGCTGGCGCGAGTCAGATAGGATACGTTTATCCAGGGACCCCCTCTCACCTGCAGACTGTCAAAGCAACAAAATCTCCCGCATCAAATAGCCCCTCGGCTCCCTCGACGCCCCCTCCACAGACCGTTCCGAGTTTTTTTGTCAGCGAAGGCTTGCGACTGGACATTCTCCAAAAAAATGCACTAACGTTAGCTCAGCCAGACCCGGTACAGTTTCCAGATTTGCCAAACGAAGTAGATAACTACCACGAATTATGCCCTCTCGAACCCATCCATAAATCTACAACTACTGTCCTCGGCTATCAAACCTCCACGTATAAAGCGACTAGTTTAAAAACCGGGACTCGCTATTGCCTGCGCCGAGTTCACG ATTTTAGACTTGCCAACACAAAATGTATGGTCTTGGTCGACATGTGGAAGCGGTTGACGCACACTAATTTGGTCCAACTGCGAGAGGTCTTCACAACCAAGACCTTTGGTGATCATT CCATGGTATTCGTCTATGACTACCACCCTGGGTCCGAGACGCTCTTGAACAAACACTTCTCTGCTACCGAGCTCAACGGCTACTCAGATCCGTTTTCGTCCGACCCTAACGCTCCCCGTCCTTATAGTCACACAAAGAACACCATATTGAGACAACAGCACAGCAGTATGCTGCCAGAAAGCGTTATATGGAGCTACATTATACAGCTGACAGCTGCTCTCCGGGTTATTCATGCAGCCG gtATCGCATGTAGATCTCTGGACCCGACAAAGATAATTCTCTCATCACGAAGTCGGCTGCGTCTCAGCTGCGTCGCGATTCCCGACGTCGTGACGTTCGACGGTACAGCGGCAAATCCATTGGCACTAATGCCGCATTATCAACAAGAAGACTTACTCGCATTAGGAAAACTTGTGCTAGCTTTGGCTTGCCGTAGTCTCCTAGCGGTGCATCGTGACAACATGCAGGCCTCCCTGGAACTGGTCGCTCGCACCTACTCATCTGATCTCAGAAACCTTATatt GTACCTGCTATCTTCTCAGCAGCGGAGAAGCGTCACTGACTTAATGCCGATGATTGGAGCTCGGTTCTATACTCAACTCGACGCCGTCCATCTCCGCTCAGATGTTCTGGAAGATGAACTTGCCAAAGAGCTAGAAAACGGCAGACTGTTCAGACTACTCGCAAAACTGGCGACTATCAACGAACGGCCAGAGCTCAACATGGAGCCAACGTGGGCAGAAACAGGCGACCGTTACATGCTGAAACTGTTCAGAGACTACGTGTTCCACCAAGTAGCGGCGGATGGAAGACCGTGGTTGGACATGGCCCACGTTGTATCTTGTCTGAACAAACTCGACTCTGGATCTCAAGACAAG ATTTGCCTCATGTCGAGGGATGAGCAGAGCGTGTTGGTCGTTAGTTACGCCGAGTTGCGACAGTGTTTGGAAATGTCATACGCCGAGGTTGTGCATTCTGCAAAGCTGGACGCCGCTTAG